The Streptomyces sp. NBC_00335 DNA window GCTCGTCGTGGTCGCCGGCGACGCCGGGGTCCGCTACGACGCCATGGACGCGCAGATGGCGTCCGACCTGGTGGCGATGGCGAAGCCGGTGACCAAGTACGCGACCCGGGTCACCGACCGGCACTCCGTGCTGCGCACCATCCGCCGGGCGGTGAAGATCGCCCTGACCCCGCCGCGCGGCCCGGTGTTCGTGGCGCTGCCGATGGACGTGCTGGACGAGCTCAACTCCGAGCTCGTCCTGCCCGCCACGGTGCCCTTCACGGACGTGGCCCCTTCCGCCGCCTCGGTGGGGCGGGCGGCCGAGCTGCTTGCTTCCGCCGAGCGGCCGGTCGTCCTCGTCGGGGACGGGGTCTCGCTCTCCGGGGCGCAGCGCGAACTCGTCGCCGTCGCCGAGCTGCTCGGTGCCGACGTCTACGAGGTCGACTCCTCCGAGGTGAACATCGCGGCCTCGCACCCGCTGCGCCGCGGTCAGACGGGCCACATGTTCGGCCCGCACAGCAAGGAGCTGATCGGGAACGCGGACGGGGTGCTGATCGTCGGCACCTACGTCTTCCCCGAGGTGTTCCCGGAGCTGGAGAGCCCCTTCCGGGCCCGCGCGAGGGTCGTGCACATCGACCTGAACGCCTACGAGATCGCCAAGAACCACCCGGTGGACCTCGGGCTCGCCGCTGATCCCCGGCAGGCGCTGCGCGCACTGGCCGGCGTACTGGAACACCTGCTCACCCCCGCGCAGCGGTCGGCGGCGGCCGGGCGGCTGGACGCGCGGACCCGGGAGCGGGTGCGGGCGGACCGGGCCGAGCGGGAGGCCAAGGAGGCGGACGGTTCGCCGATGGCGGTCTTCCTGCGGACCCTGGCCGAGCGCACCGGCGGGGACCTGATCGTCTTCGACGAGGCGCTGACCACCTCCCCGCTGGTCACCCGGTACCTGCCGCCGGAGCGGCCGGGCGACTACCACCTCACCCGGGGCGGATCGCTGGGCGTGGGCTTCCCGGGCGCGGTCGGCGTCAAGCTGGCGCGGCCGGAGCGGCTCGTCGTCGGCTTCGCCGGCGACGGCGGCTCGATGTACACCTACCAGGCGCTGTGGACCGCGGCCCGGCACGGCATCGAGGCCAAGTTCGTCGTCTGCAACAACCGCAAGTACCGGCTGCTGGACGACAACATCGCCCAGTACTGGCGGGAGCGGGAGATCCCGGAGCACGGCTTCCCGGGCTCCTTCGACCTCTCGCACCCCGAGATCGACTTCGCCGCCCTGGCCCGGTCGCTCGGGGCGGGCGGGATGCGGGTGGAGAAGCCCGACGAGGCGATCGCCGCCGTGGGCCGGATGCTCGCCCACCCCGGGCCGTTCCTGGTCGACGTACAGATCTGACGCCCGACCGGGATCTGACGCCCGACCGGGATCGCACGCCCGACAAACGGATCGGACGCACCACGCCCGCCCGGACCGTACGCAGAGCACGGACAGACAGGAGGAGACCGCATGCCAGCCGAGCGGCTGACCGAGGACGCGATCCGCGCCTTCGCCGAGAAGTGGTACGTGGCCCTGGACCAGCACGTCCAGCCGGACCAGGTGCTGGCCCTGATCACCGAGGACCTGGAGTTCAAGGTCCCGGAGGACACCTTCGTGGGCCACCAGGGCTTCGGCCGCTGGTACGAGGCGGTCACGAACCGCTTCTTCGACGAGGTGCACACGGTGACGAAGGTGGAGCCCGTCATCGAGGGCGACCGGGCGATCGTCCGGGTCCTCGTCAACTGGCAGGCCAAGATCTGGGACCCGCCGGCCGCCCGCAGCGTGTGGCTGGGCTTCGACGCCGACCAGACCTGGACCGTGGTCGCCGGGCCCGACGGGCCGCTGATCCGCCAGTACACCGTCAACGAACTGGAGCCCATGCCCGGTTCCGCCTCCCTCTGAGCGCCGAAGGAGAAGCGACGATGACCGAAGTGACACGGGAGCGGGTCGAGGCGGCGTACCGCGCCCTCGGCTCCGGCGACCGGGCCAGGATCCTGGAGTACTACGCGGAGGACCTGCGCTGGCAGGTCCCCGGCAACCACCCGCTCGCCGGCTGGTACGAGAGCCTGGACGCCTTCCTGGAGCTGATGGGACAGACCCACAAGCTCACGGGCGGCACCTTCCGCATGGACATCGAAGCGGTCCTCGTCGGCGAGGACTGCAGCGCGGACGTCTGCCGCAACGTCGCCGTGCGCGGCGGCGCCGACGAGTCGAGCCGCTCCCCGTACGAGCGGATGGACTACCCGGTCTTCCACTTCATGCGCTGGCGCGACGGGCGGATCGTCGAGGGCCACGACGGTCTCTTCGGCGACACGGCCACGGCCTTCAGCCAGTTCTGGGCGCCCTTCGCGCCGGACGGAACCCGCAGGGACCAGTAGGGGGATGAGCGCCATGGACGCGCGGCAGATCTTGCAGAAGTACTACGAGTACGCCAACGCCGGTGACTGGGACAGCTGGTGCGACCTGTTCGCCGAGGACCAGGTCATGGACGAGCAGCTCGCCGGCCACATCGAGGGACTGGAGACGCTGCGGTCGATGATGAAGGGCATGGGGACCATGTACCGGGTCTTCCGCAACGAGCCCGTGCACTTCCTCGTCGACGGGGAGAAGGCCGCGGCCGTCTCCCACCTGACCGCGGTCACTCCCTCCGGGGAGGAGATCGAGGCCGAGGTCATGAACTTCTTCCGGATCGTGGACGGAAAGATCGCCTACATGGCGAACCACCACGACACGGTTCCCTTCCAGGTGCTCGGCCAGGGCTGAGGGGGCGCGCGATGGCCGTGGATGAGTACGACTACATCGTCGTGGGATCCGGCACCGCCGGCAGCGTCCTGGCGAACCGCCTCTCCGAGGACCCGGACGTCAGCGTCCTGGTCCTGGAGGCGGGAGCGGGCCGCATCCCTCCCGAGGTGGACGATCCGTCCTCCTGGTACAAGCTGCTCGGCGGGCCCGTCGACTGGGGGTACACCAGCGTCCCGCAGCCCGGGCTGGACGGCCGCCGCACGTACGAGCCGCGCGGCAAGGCCCCCGGCGGCAGCAGCAACCTCTACATCATGATGCACATCCGGGGCCACGCCTCGGACTTCGACAACTGGGCCTACCAGGGCGCGGCCGGCTGGGCGCACGAGGACGTACTGCCCTACTTCTCGCTGCTGGAGGGCCAGGAGGACGCCACCGCGCCGACCACCGGCACCCGCGGGCCCCAGCGGATCACCCACGCCGGGCGGCACGGCCCCAACCCGGTCTCCCGCGCCTTCATCGACGCCGCCGTCGAGCTCGGCCACGAGGAGATCGCCGACTTCAACACCGACGGGCCCCGGCGCGGTCTCTTCGGCACCGGCTGGCACCACATCGACGTGGCCGACGGCCGCCGCCAGGGCGTCCTCGCCGCCTACCTGGAGCCGGCCCTCGACCGCTCCAACCTGACCCTGCGCACCAGTGCGCAGAGCACCCGGCTGCTCTTCGACGGGGACACCTGCACGGGCGTGGAGTACGTCCAGCTCCAGGCCCCCGCCACGCTTTCGGACAGCGACGCCGCCGGCCGGACCGTGCGCGACGGGCACAGCACCGCTCCCGAGCCCGGGCCGCACACCGTACGGGCCCGCCGGGAGGTGATCGTGGCCGCCGGGGCGATCGAATCGCCGAAGCTGCTGCTGCTCTCCGGGATCGGGCACCCCGAGCAGCTGCGCGAGCACGGCATCGCGACCGTCGCCGAACTGCCCGGGGTCGGCGAGAACTTCCACAACCACGTACTGACCGGGCTGATGGCCGAGGTCACCCAGGAACTGCCGCCGCCCGCGCAGAACTTGTCGGAGAGCGCGCTGTTCCTCTCGTCCCGGCCGGGGCTGCCGGCGCCGGACCTGCAGATCGCCTTCGTGCACGTGCCGTTCGACGTGATCGTCGGTCAGGACCATCCGAACACGGTGTCCATCCTGCCGGGTGTCGTCCGTCCCGTCTCGCGGGGCTGGATCAAGCTGGCGAGCGCCGATCCGCTGGCCCACCCGTTGATCCACCCGAACTACCTGGGCGACCGCTGGGACTTGGAGCGGATGGTCCAGGGCGTCAAGACCGCCCGGGAGCTCTTCGCGACCTCCGCCTTCTCGCCCTGGTACAAGCAGGAGCTCCAGCCCGGACCGGGCTACGTGTCCGACGAGGACCTGCGCACCTTCGTGAAGCAGAAGTCGGAGAGCTACCACCACCAGGCCGGCTCCTGCCGCATGGGCATCGACGACCTCTCCGTCGTCGACCCCGAACTGCGGGTGCACGGCGTACGGAACCTGCGCGTCGTCGACGCCAGCGTGATGCCCGCCGTCCCGTCGGGCAACTGCCACACCGCCATCGCGATGATCGCCGAGCGCGCGGCGGACTTCCTGAAGGGGGTGTCCCGTGTCTGAAGTGGTCCTGCGCGAGGGTGCGCTGACCGGGACCCGGATCGCGGTCCTGATCGAGAGCGACTTCTACGAGCCGGAGATCTTCTACTACGGCCGCCGGTTCGCGGAGGAGGGAGCCGAGGTCGACTTCCTGACCCGGCTGTGGGGCAACGACTCCATCACCTTCTCCGGGCACGAGTACCGGGCGCCCTTCACCGCGACCCGGTCCCTGGAGGGGCTGAGCGACGAGGAGCTGCGCCGGTACGCGGCGATCATCGTGCCCTCGGGCATGGTGGCCGACCGGCTGCGGTACACCGAGGACGTGGACGTACTGGCGCCGGCGACGGAGCTGCTGCGCCGGGCCTTCGAGGAGCCGACCGTCCTCAAGGCGGTGATCTGCCACGGCATGTGGCTGGCCGCCTCGATCCCGGACAAGATCCGCGGCCGCAAGGTCGTCTGCCACAACAACCTCATCGGCGACGTCCGGAACATGGGCGGCGAGTACGTGGACGAGGACGTGGTGGTCGACGGCGACCTGGTCACCGGACGCACCGGCGCCCACCACCACCTGTTCGCCCGCCGGATCATCGAGCTGATCGCCGCCGACCGGGGCGGGCGGCGCGCCCAGGGCGCGCAGGACGCCCGGGACGCGCGGGGCACCGGCTGATGGCCCCGATGGTCTGGTCGCACGTGGGCCTGAACTGCGCCGACCAGAAGACCACCGAGGACTTCTACACCCGGTACTTGGGCTTCGCCCGGGCCCGGGTGGTCGACCTCGGAGACGCATCGATCATCTTCCTCCGCCAGGGCGACGTGTACCTGGAGCTCTTCGCGGCGGGCACCGAACCGGCCGACACGGCTCAGCACGACGGGCCGGCGGCGCCGGGCCGGATGCGGCACCTGGCCTTCCAGACCGACAGCGTGGACGGCTTCCTGGCCACGCTCGGCGATGCGGCCGAAGTGACCCTGGGGCCACTGGACTTCGACGATTTCATCTGCGGGTGGCGGACCGTGTGGGTCCGCGATCCCGACGGGGTGATCGTCGAGGTCAGCCAGGGATTCGAGGACGAGCACGGCCGGGAGTACGGCCGCGAGCAAGGCCACGACCACGAAGACAAGGACGGTGCATGACATGGCGGACGCCGTGAGCTTCTCCTTCTCCGACACGATCGCCGGCTACGTCGGCCGCTTCGACTCCGGGACCCGGCTGCTGAGGCTGAAGACCTCGGACGGCCGCGAGTTCGACGTCTCCCTGGCCGGGGACCCCAGCGCCGAGCTGGTCCGCAACCTGGACGAGCCGTACATCGACGCCTCCGGGCACATCGACGAGATGCTCTCGCCGGGACGGTTCCTCTACGTCTACGGGGTGCACTACCCCGAGCAGGGCGGCCGCTTCGAGGCCAAGCGCCTGGTGTTCCTGGGCCGCGGGGCCGAGGACTACCGCTTCGAGGAACCCAGCTGGTGGATCAAGCAGATCGAGTCGCTGGCCGACTTCTACAAGCGGGCGCAGTTCGGCGACGGGCCGGTGGACTTCGCCGAGTACCGCACCGAGATCCGGCTCGGCGGCGACAAGACCGCCAGTCATGTCCAGGAGACCGACACGATCTCCCGCCTGGTCTACGGCATGGCCTCGGCCTACCTGCTGACCGGCAAGGACGAGTACCTGGAGGTCGCCGAGCGGGGCACCGAGTACCTGCGCAAGCACATGCGGGTCGTGGACAGTGAGGAGGACGTGGTCTTCTGGTACCACGGCATCAGCGTCGACGGGGACAGCGAACGCAAGCTGTTCACCTCGGAGTTCTCCGACGACTACGACGCGATCCCGATGTACGAGCAGATCTACGCCCTGGCCGGCCCGATCCAGACCTACCGGGTCACCGGCGACATCCGGATCAAGAACGACGCGGACGCCACCATCCGGCTCTTCGACAAGTTCTTCAAGGACCCGGAGCAGGGCGGCTACTACTCGCACATCGACCCGATCCTCTTCAGCGCCGACCACGAGTCCCTCGGGGAGAACGCGGAGCGCAAGAACTGGAACTCGGTCGGCGACCACGCCCCCGCGTACCTGATCAACCTGTACCTGGCGACCGGTGAGCAGCGCTACGCGGACTTCCTGGAGTACACCTTCGACACGATCGCGGACAAGTTCCCGGACTACAAGAACAGCCCCTTCGTCCAAGAGCGCTTCTTCCGCGACTGGTCCCACGACACCGCGCACAGCTGGCAGCAGAACCGCGCCGTCGTCGGCCACAACCTCAAGATCGCCTGGAACCTGATGCGGATGAACTCGCTGAAGGCCAAGCCGGCCTACGAGGAGCTGGCCCGCAAGATCGGCGAGATCATGCCGGCCGTCGGCAGCGACGTGCAGCGCGGCGGCTGGTACGACGTGGTCGAGCGCGTCAAGTCGGGGGGCGAGGAGACGTATCGTTTCGCCTGGCACGACCGCAAGGCCTGGTGGCAGCAGGAGCAGGCGATCCTCGCCTACCTCATCCTGAACGGCACCGTCGGCGGCGACGCGAACCTGCGCGAGGCGCGGCAGGCCCAGGCCTTCTACAACACCTTCTTCCTCGACCACGACGAGGGCGCCGTCTACTTCAACGTGCTCGCGAGCGGGACCCCGTACCTGCTCGGGACCGAGCGGCTCAAGGGCAGCCACTCGATGTCCATGTACCACTCGGCGGAGCTCTGCTACCTGTCCGCCGTCTACAACAACCTGCTCATCAACGGCCGGGAGATGGACTTCCACTTCCAGCCCGACCCGACGAACCTGCCCGACCGCGTGCTGCGCGTCTCGCCCGACCTGCTCCCCGCCGGCTCGGTGCGGATCGCGTCCGTCGAGATCGACGAGAAGCCGTACACGGACTTCGACGCCGACGCGCTCACCGTCCGGCTGCCCGACGTACAGGGCCGGGTCAAGGTCAAGGTCCGGCTTCGCCCGACCGCCCAGTAGCGCTCAACGGGGGCGCCCCACTCAGAGGGGAAAGCAATGACCCTGAACGTGAAGGAACGCCGCAACAAGGCGGGCACCGTGCTCGTCGCCACCGGCGAGATCAACAGTGAGACCTCCGGATCGCTGCTGCAGAGCCTGCTGCCGCTGGTCCGCGAGGGCCGGCCGCTGCGCATCGACCTGACGGCCGTCACCTACGTCTCCAGCGCCGGGCTGCGCACCCTGCTCGTCGTCTACCGCGAGGCCCAGCACGCAGGGGTCGCCGTCACCCTCTACGGGGTGAGCGAGGAAGTCCGGTTCGTCATGTCGGCCACCGGCTTCCTCGACTTCTTCTCCACCGGCGAGGCCGAGTCGGCGGCGGCCAAGGCCGCCGCCAAGACGGCCGCCAAGGCCGCGCGATGAGCGAGCCGGCGTCCGAACAGGTGTTGCGCGTCGACGCGTACCCGACCCACGAGGTGGGCGGGTACCGCGTGCGCGCCGGCAAACCGTTCCCCTTCGGGGCCAACGTGGTTCCGGGCGGGGTCAGTTTCTCCGTCTTCTCCGACCAGGCCACCTCCATGACCCTGGTCATCTACAAGCGCGGAGAGCCCGAGCCGATGGCCGAGCTGGAGTTCCCCCAGGAATTCCGCACCGGCAGCGTCTTCGCCATGACGGTCTTCGGCCTCGACCACGAGAACATCGAGTACGGATACCGGGCCGACGGACCCTACGACCCCGTCACCGGCCACCGCTTCGACGCCCGCCAGGTGCTCTCCGACCCGTACGCCCGGCTGATCGCAGGCCGCGACGTGTGGGGCGTGGAGCCGGACCGCAGCCGCGGCTACCAGTACCGCTCCCGCGTCTGCCTCCAGGACTTCGACTGGGGCGACGACACCCCGCTGGGCATCCCCGCCGAGGACCTCGTCGTGTACGAGACCCACGTGCGCGGCTTCACCCGGCACCCCTCCTCGCAGGTCACCGCCCCCGGCACCTTCGCGGGGCTGCGGGAGAAGATCCCGTACCTGAAGGAGCTCGGGATCAACTGCATCGAGCTGCTGCCGGTGTTCGAGTTCGACGAGAGCGACAACCCGCGCACCAACCCGGAGACGGGCGAGCAGCTCTTCGACTACTGGGGCTACAACACCGTCTCCTTCTTCGCCCCCAAGGCCGGCTATGCGGCCACCGGGCGCTACGGCATGCAGGGCGACGAGTTCCGCACCCTGATCAAGGACCTGCACGCGGCCGGCATCGAGGTCATCCTCGACGTCGTCTTCAACCACACGGCCGAGGGCAACGAGCAGGGCCCCACGATCTCCTTCAAGGGGCTCGACAACGCCACGTACTACATGCTCACGCCCGAGGGGTACTACTTCAACTTCAGCGGCACCGGCAACACCGTCAACTGCAACCACCCCGTCGTGCGCAACTTCGTCCTCGACTGCCTGCGCCACTGGGTCGCGGACTACCACATCGACGGTTTCCGCTTCGACCTCGCGGCCATCCTCGGCCGCTCCGCGGACGGCACGCCGCTGCCCAACCCGCCGCTGCTGGAACTGCTCGCCTACGACCCGGTGCTGCGGCACACCAAGCTCATCGCCGAGGCCTGGGACGCCGGCGGCCTCTACGAGGTCGGCAACTTCCCGGCGTACGGCCGCTGGGCGGAGTGGAACGGCAAGTACCGCGACACCGTGCGCAGCTTCCTCAAGGGCGACCCCGGGATCACCGGGGAACTCGCCACCCGCATCGCCGGCTCGCCGGACCTCTACTCCACCCGCGGGACCTCGGCATCGGTCAACTTCCTGACCGCGCACGACGGTTTCAGCCTGGC harbors:
- a CDS encoding thiamine pyrophosphate-binding protein; protein product: MSSGATPGRERLIDQFKADGLNVMFGNPGTVEQGFLDAVDAAEDFHYVLALQETVAAGIADGYARATGGAALLQLHSGVGLGNGIGMLYQSLRGHTPLVVVAGDAGVRYDAMDAQMASDLVAMAKPVTKYATRVTDRHSVLRTIRRAVKIALTPPRGPVFVALPMDVLDELNSELVLPATVPFTDVAPSAASVGRAAELLASAERPVVLVGDGVSLSGAQRELVAVAELLGADVYEVDSSEVNIAASHPLRRGQTGHMFGPHSKELIGNADGVLIVGTYVFPEVFPELESPFRARARVVHIDLNAYEIAKNHPVDLGLAADPRQALRALAGVLEHLLTPAQRSAAAGRLDARTRERVRADRAEREAKEADGSPMAVFLRTLAERTGGDLIVFDEALTTSPLVTRYLPPERPGDYHLTRGGSLGVGFPGAVGVKLARPERLVVGFAGDGGSMYTYQALWTAARHGIEAKFVVCNNRKYRLLDDNIAQYWREREIPEHGFPGSFDLSHPEIDFAALARSLGAGGMRVEKPDEAIAAVGRMLAHPGPFLVDVQI
- a CDS encoding nuclear transport factor 2 family protein, with translation MPAERLTEDAIRAFAEKWYVALDQHVQPDQVLALITEDLEFKVPEDTFVGHQGFGRWYEAVTNRFFDEVHTVTKVEPVIEGDRAIVRVLVNWQAKIWDPPAARSVWLGFDADQTWTVVAGPDGPLIRQYTVNELEPMPGSASL
- a CDS encoding nuclear transport factor 2 family protein, whose translation is MTEVTRERVEAAYRALGSGDRARILEYYAEDLRWQVPGNHPLAGWYESLDAFLELMGQTHKLTGGTFRMDIEAVLVGEDCSADVCRNVAVRGGADESSRSPYERMDYPVFHFMRWRDGRIVEGHDGLFGDTATAFSQFWAPFAPDGTRRDQ
- a CDS encoding nuclear transport factor 2 family protein, which gives rise to MSAMDARQILQKYYEYANAGDWDSWCDLFAEDQVMDEQLAGHIEGLETLRSMMKGMGTMYRVFRNEPVHFLVDGEKAAAVSHLTAVTPSGEEIEAEVMNFFRIVDGKIAYMANHHDTVPFQVLGQG
- a CDS encoding GMC family oxidoreductase, coding for MAVDEYDYIVVGSGTAGSVLANRLSEDPDVSVLVLEAGAGRIPPEVDDPSSWYKLLGGPVDWGYTSVPQPGLDGRRTYEPRGKAPGGSSNLYIMMHIRGHASDFDNWAYQGAAGWAHEDVLPYFSLLEGQEDATAPTTGTRGPQRITHAGRHGPNPVSRAFIDAAVELGHEEIADFNTDGPRRGLFGTGWHHIDVADGRRQGVLAAYLEPALDRSNLTLRTSAQSTRLLFDGDTCTGVEYVQLQAPATLSDSDAAGRTVRDGHSTAPEPGPHTVRARREVIVAAGAIESPKLLLLSGIGHPEQLREHGIATVAELPGVGENFHNHVLTGLMAEVTQELPPPAQNLSESALFLSSRPGLPAPDLQIAFVHVPFDVIVGQDHPNTVSILPGVVRPVSRGWIKLASADPLAHPLIHPNYLGDRWDLERMVQGVKTARELFATSAFSPWYKQELQPGPGYVSDEDLRTFVKQKSESYHHQAGSCRMGIDDLSVVDPELRVHGVRNLRVVDASVMPAVPSGNCHTAIAMIAERAADFLKGVSRV
- a CDS encoding DJ-1/PfpI family protein, with the protein product MSEVVLREGALTGTRIAVLIESDFYEPEIFYYGRRFAEEGAEVDFLTRLWGNDSITFSGHEYRAPFTATRSLEGLSDEELRRYAAIIVPSGMVADRLRYTEDVDVLAPATELLRRAFEEPTVLKAVICHGMWLAASIPDKIRGRKVVCHNNLIGDVRNMGGEYVDEDVVVDGDLVTGRTGAHHHLFARRIIELIAADRGGRRAQGAQDARDARGTG
- a CDS encoding VOC family protein, which codes for MAPMVWSHVGLNCADQKTTEDFYTRYLGFARARVVDLGDASIIFLRQGDVYLELFAAGTEPADTAQHDGPAAPGRMRHLAFQTDSVDGFLATLGDAAEVTLGPLDFDDFICGWRTVWVRDPDGVIVEVSQGFEDEHGREYGREQGHDHEDKDGA
- a CDS encoding AGE family epimerase/isomerase; this translates as MADAVSFSFSDTIAGYVGRFDSGTRLLRLKTSDGREFDVSLAGDPSAELVRNLDEPYIDASGHIDEMLSPGRFLYVYGVHYPEQGGRFEAKRLVFLGRGAEDYRFEEPSWWIKQIESLADFYKRAQFGDGPVDFAEYRTEIRLGGDKTASHVQETDTISRLVYGMASAYLLTGKDEYLEVAERGTEYLRKHMRVVDSEEDVVFWYHGISVDGDSERKLFTSEFSDDYDAIPMYEQIYALAGPIQTYRVTGDIRIKNDADATIRLFDKFFKDPEQGGYYSHIDPILFSADHESLGENAERKNWNSVGDHAPAYLINLYLATGEQRYADFLEYTFDTIADKFPDYKNSPFVQERFFRDWSHDTAHSWQQNRAVVGHNLKIAWNLMRMNSLKAKPAYEELARKIGEIMPAVGSDVQRGGWYDVVERVKSGGEETYRFAWHDRKAWWQQEQAILAYLILNGTVGGDANLREARQAQAFYNTFFLDHDEGAVYFNVLASGTPYLLGTERLKGSHSMSMYHSAELCYLSAVYNNLLINGREMDFHFQPDPTNLPDRVLRVSPDLLPAGSVRIASVEIDEKPYTDFDADALTVRLPDVQGRVKVKVRLRPTAQ
- a CDS encoding STAS domain-containing protein produces the protein MTLNVKERRNKAGTVLVATGEINSETSGSLLQSLLPLVREGRPLRIDLTAVTYVSSAGLRTLLVVYREAQHAGVAVTLYGVSEEVRFVMSATGFLDFFSTGEAESAAAKAAAKTAAKAAR
- the glgX gene encoding glycogen debranching protein GlgX; translation: MSEPASEQVLRVDAYPTHEVGGYRVRAGKPFPFGANVVPGGVSFSVFSDQATSMTLVIYKRGEPEPMAELEFPQEFRTGSVFAMTVFGLDHENIEYGYRADGPYDPVTGHRFDARQVLSDPYARLIAGRDVWGVEPDRSRGYQYRSRVCLQDFDWGDDTPLGIPAEDLVVYETHVRGFTRHPSSQVTAPGTFAGLREKIPYLKELGINCIELLPVFEFDESDNPRTNPETGEQLFDYWGYNTVSFFAPKAGYAATGRYGMQGDEFRTLIKDLHAAGIEVILDVVFNHTAEGNEQGPTISFKGLDNATYYMLTPEGYYFNFSGTGNTVNCNHPVVRNFVLDCLRHWVADYHIDGFRFDLAAILGRSADGTPLPNPPLLELLAYDPVLRHTKLIAEAWDAGGLYEVGNFPAYGRWAEWNGKYRDTVRSFLKGDPGITGELATRIAGSPDLYSTRGTSASVNFLTAHDGFSLADLVSYNDKHNEANGEGNNDGGNDNASWNCGAEGPTDDPGVNALRLRQMKNALAVLFTSQGIPMLLSGDEVARTQQGNNNTYCQDNELSWFDWSQVDENSELLRFTREMIAFRRRHRELRSTSHPTGQLRDTLGLPDISWHGERAWQPDWSAESRLLAVARCGTGDDDVVYAAMNSHWEAHDLELPALPGGRSWHLFADTGAEAPYDIRTPGAELELENAGKYLIGPRSVVILVGRTPDAEL